The following are from one region of the Alkalimarinus sediminis genome:
- the atpE gene encoding F0F1 ATP synthase subunit C: protein METVVGLTAIAVALLIGLGALGTAIGFGLLGGKFLEGAARQPEMVPMLQVKMFIVAGLLDAVTMIGVGIALFFTFANPFVGQL, encoded by the coding sequence ATGGAAACTGTAGTTGGCTTAACCGCAATTGCTGTAGCGCTTTTGATCGGACTTGGTGCTTTAGGTACCGCGATTGGATTCGGATTGTTGGGCGGAAAGTTCCTTGAAGGTGCTGCTCGTCAGCCCGAAATGGTTCCTATGCTTCAGGTTAAAATGTTCATCGTTGCGGGTCTTCTTGATGCGGTAACTATGATCGGTGTTGGTATTGCATTGTTCTTCACTTTTGCTA
- the atpB gene encoding F0F1 ATP synthase subunit A → MAGETLTASSYIQHHLQNLTFGNHPEGGWMFAHTAQEAKEMGFWAIHVDTMGWSIALGVLFLWLFRSAAKKATTGVPGGLQNFVEVMIEFVDNSVKETFHGRNKVIAPLALTIFCWVFLMNFMDLIPVDFLPRLAQIITGNEHLYFRVVPTTDLNATLGMALSVFALIVYYSIKVKGVSGFVGELTLQPFGKWMIPFNLLLEGVGLIAKPISLALRLFGNLYAGELIFILIALMPFWIQWALSVPWAIFHILVITLQAFIFMMLTIVYLSMAHEDH, encoded by the coding sequence ATGGCAGGCGAAACCCTCACCGCATCATCCTATATACAGCACCATCTTCAGAACCTTACCTTTGGTAATCACCCTGAAGGCGGCTGGATGTTTGCTCATACTGCACAAGAAGCCAAAGAAATGGGTTTTTGGGCCATTCATGTAGATACCATGGGCTGGTCTATCGCGTTAGGCGTCCTATTCTTATGGTTATTCCGTTCAGCTGCAAAAAAGGCGACGACTGGTGTTCCCGGTGGTTTGCAGAACTTTGTAGAAGTCATGATTGAGTTTGTTGACAACAGTGTCAAAGAAACTTTCCATGGTCGAAATAAAGTTATTGCACCTTTAGCGCTGACAATATTTTGCTGGGTATTCCTGATGAACTTCATGGATTTAATCCCGGTAGATTTCTTACCTAGACTAGCTCAGATCATTACAGGGAATGAGCATCTGTACTTTAGGGTTGTTCCTACGACTGACCTTAATGCAACACTAGGTATGGCACTTTCAGTATTTGCCCTGATTGTCTATTACAGCATCAAAGTAAAAGGCGTTAGTGGTTTTGTTGGCGAGCTTACTTTACAACCGTTCGGTAAGTGGATGATTCCTTTTAACTTATTGTTAGAAGGTGTTGGTCTAATCGCCAAGCCGATTTCATTAGCATTGCGATTGTTCGGAAACCTATATGCTGGTGAATTGATCTTTATCCTTATAGCACTTATGCCTTTTTGGATTCAGTGGGCGTTATCGGTGCCATGGGCGATATTCCATATTCTAGTTATCACATTGCAAGCATTCATCTTTATGATGCTGACAATCGTATACTTGAGCATGGCACACGAAGATCACTAA
- a CDS encoding F0F1 ATP synthase subunit I, giving the protein MSGKKTVSGIKRPAIYRLIGVQLGATLIISIGFLLKDQVAAYSALLGGLVFILPNIYFAYKAFAYTGARAARQIVNSFYKGEAVKLALTAVLFTVVFVSVKPLNVLALFATFIIVLTTNWLTPLLLSHQPQRK; this is encoded by the coding sequence ATGAGCGGTAAAAAAACAGTTTCCGGCATTAAGCGTCCGGCAATTTATCGGTTAATTGGGGTTCAGTTGGGAGCTACCCTAATAATAAGTATCGGTTTTTTGCTAAAAGATCAGGTAGCGGCATATTCAGCTTTGCTGGGTGGGCTTGTTTTCATACTACCTAATATTTATTTTGCTTATAAAGCCTTCGCTTATACGGGTGCCAGAGCCGCGCGTCAGATAGTTAACTCCTTTTATAAAGGGGAGGCAGTGAAGTTGGCGTTAACTGCAGTGTTATTTACTGTGGTTTTTGTGTCGGTAAAACCGTTAAACGTTTTAGCGCTGTTTGCAACCTTTATTATTGTATTAACGACGAATTGGCTGACTCCGCTTTTGCTGAGTCATCAGCCACAGCGGAAATAG
- a CDS encoding ParB/RepB/Spo0J family partition protein → MVAKKRGLGERGLGALLAGSKVKLQTENTQDGELRELPVDLVQRGVYQPRRDMDPEALEELAESIRQQGVMQPIIVRPIAESRYEIIAGERRWRATQLAGLDRVPAIIRDVPDEAAVAMALIENIQRENLNAMEEAIALQRLQDEFELTQQEVAQAVGKSRSTVTNLLRLIGLSNEVKVMLEHGDLEMGHGRAMLSLSPELQLQAANQVVAKSLSVRQTEALVRKLQEEKDHPKEAKKVDPDIRRLQQDLSERIGAKVAINHTSKGKGKLVIQYSSVDELDGILNHIK, encoded by the coding sequence ATGGTAGCTAAAAAACGAGGTTTGGGGGAGCGCGGTCTTGGTGCTCTATTAGCAGGCTCTAAAGTAAAACTCCAAACTGAAAATACTCAGGATGGCGAGCTGCGAGAACTACCCGTTGACTTGGTTCAGCGAGGTGTTTATCAACCTCGTCGAGATATGGACCCTGAAGCGCTAGAAGAGTTAGCCGAGTCAATTCGTCAACAAGGGGTGATGCAACCCATTATCGTGCGCCCAATTGCTGAGAGTCGATATGAAATCATTGCGGGTGAACGTCGTTGGCGTGCAACCCAACTTGCAGGGCTTGATAGAGTACCGGCAATCATTCGAGATGTTCCTGATGAAGCTGCGGTTGCAATGGCACTCATCGAAAACATCCAGCGTGAAAATCTTAACGCGATGGAAGAAGCGATCGCGCTGCAACGGTTACAAGATGAGTTTGAGCTAACTCAGCAAGAGGTGGCTCAAGCGGTGGGTAAGTCTCGTTCAACCGTAACCAATCTTTTACGCTTAATTGGTCTCTCTAATGAAGTTAAAGTGATGCTTGAGCACGGTGACCTAGAAATGGGGCATGGTAGAGCAATGCTATCCCTATCACCTGAGTTGCAGCTCCAAGCAGCGAACCAGGTGGTTGCAAAGTCATTATCTGTTAGACAGACAGAGGCTTTAGTGAGAAAGCTTCAAGAAGAGAAAGATCATCCAAAAGAAGCGAAAAAGGTAGACCCTGACATTCGTCGTCTACAGCAAGACCTATCAGAAAGAATTGGTGCTAAAGTAGCGATTAATCATACCAGTAAAGGTAAAGGTAAGCTGGTCATACAATACAGCAGTGTCGATGAGTTGGACGGTATCTTAAACCATATTAAGTGA
- a CDS encoding ParA family protein: MARIFAVTNQKGGVGKTTTCVNLSASLAATRRKILMVDLDPQGNATMGSGIDKNEVDKSAYDVLTKKAPIEEVIVKSEAAGFDVLPANGDVTAAEVELLNEIGREHRLRLALNKVRDQYDFILIDCPPSLNMLTVNALSASDSVIIPMQCEYYALEGLAALMNTIEQIRETINPSLEIEGILRTMYDPRNSLTRDVSSQLHEYFGDQVYGSVIPRNIRLAEAPSYGLPALKYDKGSKGALSYLALAGEVVRKTKAKAKEKAAALA, encoded by the coding sequence ATGGCGCGTATATTTGCCGTTACCAATCAGAAGGGTGGAGTAGGTAAAACAACGACCTGCGTTAACCTATCCGCGTCACTGGCAGCCACCAGACGAAAGATATTGATGGTCGATCTTGACCCCCAAGGCAATGCAACTATGGGGAGTGGAATCGATAAAAATGAAGTTGATAAATCAGCTTACGATGTATTGACTAAAAAAGCACCTATCGAAGAGGTCATTGTTAAGTCTGAAGCGGCTGGTTTTGATGTGCTTCCGGCGAATGGTGATGTGACAGCGGCAGAAGTCGAGCTACTCAACGAAATAGGTCGCGAACATCGACTACGCTTGGCTCTCAATAAAGTAAGAGATCAATACGATTTTATTCTCATCGACTGCCCACCTTCCCTCAATATGTTAACGGTTAACGCGTTATCTGCATCTGATAGTGTGATTATCCCTATGCAATGCGAATACTATGCCCTAGAAGGCTTGGCAGCATTGATGAATACCATAGAACAGATCAGGGAAACCATTAACCCATCCCTTGAGATAGAAGGTATATTAAGAACCATGTATGATCCTCGCAATAGTCTAACGCGAGATGTCTCTTCTCAATTGCATGAGTATTTTGGTGACCAGGTATACGGTTCTGTAATTCCTAGAAACATTCGTTTGGCAGAAGCACCTAGTTATGGTCTGCCGGCATTAAAGTACGATAAAGGTTCTAAGGGAGCGCTATCCTATCTGGCTTTAGCAGGGGAAGTCGTTCGAAAAACCAAAGCTAAAGCAAAAGAAAAAGCTGCAGCTTTGGCCTAG
- the rsmG gene encoding 16S rRNA (guanine(527)-N(7))-methyltransferase RsmG, translated as MEGAKQLGVQLSESQSSQLLCYLELLNKWNKAYNLTAVRNPEEMLYRHLLDSLSVVSWVKGERIIDVGTGPGLPGIPLAILFPETDFTLLDSNGKKTRFLTQCKLEMELDNITVIHGRVEEFQPEQPFDQVISRAFSAIENMVNWCGHLVNSKSKFLAMKGLFPEEELTSLPEGYTVDESHALDVPGCDGERHLIIIRKNG; from the coding sequence ATTGAGGGCGCAAAGCAGTTGGGTGTTCAACTGTCAGAGTCTCAGTCCTCGCAGTTGCTATGCTATTTAGAACTGCTTAATAAGTGGAATAAAGCCTATAATCTGACAGCTGTTCGAAACCCTGAAGAGATGCTTTATCGTCACCTGTTAGACTCATTGAGTGTTGTCTCTTGGGTAAAGGGTGAGCGCATAATAGATGTCGGTACAGGTCCTGGGCTGCCGGGCATTCCGCTAGCCATACTGTTTCCAGAGACTGACTTTACGCTACTGGATAGTAATGGTAAGAAAACTCGATTTCTTACTCAATGTAAGTTAGAAATGGAGTTGGATAATATTACCGTCATACATGGGCGGGTTGAAGAGTTTCAGCCAGAGCAACCGTTTGATCAAGTTATATCAAGAGCGTTTAGTGCAATTGAGAATATGGTCAACTGGTGTGGACACCTTGTTAATAGCAAAAGTAAGTTTTTAGCCATGAAAGGACTGTTTCCTGAAGAAGAGCTAACTAGCCTTCCTGAGGGTTATACAGTTGATGAAAGCCACGCGCTTGATGTACCTGGCTGCGATGGCGAGAGACATCTCATTATCATTCGTAAAAACGGATAG
- the mnmG gene encoding tRNA uridine-5-carboxymethylaminomethyl(34) synthesis enzyme MnmG, whose protein sequence is MDFPKRFDVIVIGGGHAGTEAALAAARMGSQTLLLTHNIETLGQMSCNPAIGGIGKSHLVKEIDALGGAMALATDKGGIQFRVLNSRKGPAVRATRAQADRLLYKAAVRSILENQPNLDIFQQSADDLIVEGDQVKGVITNMGVRFFASSVVLTAGTFLGGKIHIGLENHSGGRAGDPPSIALANRLRELPFRVGRLKTGTPPRIDARSVDFSVMAEQPGDTPTPVMSYMGSLSDHPQQISCFVTHTNERTHDIIRGGFDRSPMFSGVIEGVGPRYCPSIEDKVNRFADKNSHQIFVEPEGLTTHELYPNGISTSLPFDVQLELVRSMKGFENAHITRPGYAIEYDYFNPQDLKHSLETKFISNLFFAGQINGTTGYEEAGAQGLLAGINASLRAKDEDAWYPRRDEAYIGVLVDDLITLGTSEPYRMFTSRAEYRLILREDNADLRLTAKGRELGLVDDKRWAAFSKKCESIATEKTRLDKTWIQPNSEQAKIANKYLEHPLNREYSLSDLLKRPELDYPKIAEIGNQAIDDNSVAEQIEIQVKYEGYITRQKEEIERLKRHENTLLPADFDYDNIPGLSNELTSKLKDVRPETIAQASRIPGVTPAAVSLLIIYLKKRSMVRKEIA, encoded by the coding sequence GTGGATTTTCCAAAACGTTTTGATGTTATTGTTATTGGTGGTGGGCATGCGGGCACAGAAGCTGCCTTAGCGGCTGCACGAATGGGTAGTCAAACATTGTTGTTAACCCATAACATTGAAACGCTCGGTCAGATGTCTTGTAACCCTGCGATTGGCGGTATAGGTAAAAGCCATTTGGTTAAAGAGATTGACGCTCTTGGTGGAGCCATGGCGTTGGCGACCGATAAAGGCGGGATTCAGTTTCGTGTACTTAATTCTCGAAAGGGGCCTGCTGTAAGGGCAACACGAGCTCAAGCAGATCGACTTTTGTACAAAGCAGCGGTTCGTTCAATTCTCGAAAATCAACCGAACCTTGATATATTCCAGCAGTCGGCAGATGATCTAATTGTTGAAGGCGATCAGGTAAAAGGCGTTATCACCAATATGGGGGTTCGTTTTTTTGCCTCGAGTGTGGTGTTAACCGCAGGGACGTTTTTAGGCGGTAAGATTCATATCGGTCTTGAAAATCATTCTGGTGGACGTGCAGGTGATCCGCCTTCTATTGCACTGGCTAACCGATTAAGAGAGTTACCTTTTAGGGTTGGCCGATTAAAAACCGGTACACCACCTCGAATTGATGCAAGATCTGTCGATTTTTCAGTAATGGCTGAGCAGCCTGGTGATACGCCAACACCTGTGATGTCGTATATGGGAAGCCTAAGCGACCATCCACAGCAAATCAGTTGCTTTGTCACTCATACTAATGAGCGAACTCACGACATTATTCGTGGAGGGTTTGATCGATCGCCGATGTTTAGTGGGGTTATAGAAGGGGTTGGACCTCGTTATTGCCCTTCTATTGAAGATAAGGTTAATCGCTTTGCCGATAAGAACTCCCATCAGATTTTTGTAGAACCTGAAGGCTTAACTACTCATGAACTATACCCAAATGGTATTTCAACCAGTTTACCGTTTGATGTTCAGTTAGAGCTAGTACGATCGATGAAAGGTTTTGAAAACGCTCATATTACCCGTCCGGGTTACGCGATAGAGTATGATTATTTTAACCCTCAAGACCTTAAACATTCTTTAGAAACCAAGTTTATTAGTAATCTATTTTTCGCAGGTCAGATAAACGGCACAACCGGTTATGAAGAAGCTGGCGCACAAGGTTTGTTGGCGGGCATTAATGCTTCATTAAGAGCAAAAGATGAAGACGCATGGTATCCAAGACGTGATGAAGCGTACATTGGGGTATTGGTGGATGACCTGATAACACTTGGGACGAGTGAGCCTTATCGCATGTTTACTAGTCGAGCAGAGTACCGCTTGATTCTAAGGGAAGACAACGCAGATCTGCGATTAACAGCAAAAGGTCGAGAGCTTGGGTTAGTTGATGACAAGCGTTGGGCTGCTTTTTCTAAAAAGTGTGAGTCTATAGCGACAGAGAAAACTCGTCTCGACAAAACATGGATACAGCCAAACTCAGAACAAGCTAAAATAGCCAATAAGTATTTAGAGCATCCACTTAACCGCGAATATAGTTTATCTGATCTGTTAAAGCGCCCAGAGCTTGATTACCCTAAGATTGCTGAAATTGGCAATCAAGCCATAGATGACAACAGTGTAGCGGAACAAATTGAAATCCAGGTTAAATATGAAGGTTACATTACTCGCCAGAAAGAAGAGATTGAGCGTCTGAAAAGACACGAAAATACCTTACTGCCAGCGGACTTTGATTACGATAATATTCCCGGTTTATCTAACGAGCTGACATCCAAGCTGAAAGATGTTCGCCCAGAAACAATTGCTCAGGCGTCACGTATACCAGGGGTTACACCTGCTGCTGTTTCATTGTTAATTATATATCTTAAAAAACGTTCAATGGTGAGAAAAGAAATTGCATAA
- a CDS encoding MFS transporter, producing the protein MEEHNQSSLLKSKRFLPFFCTQFLGAFNDNIFKNTLMLLIAFSATRALGLESNVVMNLAAGLFILPFFLFSSIAGQVADKYEKSSIIRRVKLAEIFIMLLAAASFVTESYSLLLLLLFVMGTQSTFFGPVKYAILPQHLSDDELVGGNALVEMGTFVAILLGTIGAGLLMGVEDTKELTAVAVVAIAIAGYLASRKIPKAEPADPSMKLDFNIVRMTGKVLKYAREDRAVYLSIMAISWFWFLGASYLTQFPNFAKTVLQGDSSVVTMLLALFSIGIGVGSMLCERLSGHKVEIGIVPIGSLGLTLFGIDLYASIPSYDVDQPLTWLQFIAHPESVRVLIDLAGIGIFGGFFIVPLYAYIQKNSRPERRAQIIAANNIMNALFMVGSAIAGIVLLGVLELSIPQFFLVIALMNLVIAIYVYTQVPEFAFRFVVWILSHSMYRVTHKDLDVIPDEGPAVIVCNHVSFVDALLIAGAIRRPIRFVMDYQIFKSTLLGPIFRLAKAIPIAPRHKDEEVYQQAFDSISKELEQGQLVCIFPEGKLTKTGDINEFRGGVEIILERNSVDVVTIALQGLWGSFFSHKDGPAFSGRPKRFWSKVNIVGGRKWQAKDVTAAGLELEVRELRGDNP; encoded by the coding sequence ATGGAAGAACATAATCAATCAAGCCTGCTGAAATCAAAACGATTTTTGCCATTTTTCTGCACTCAGTTTTTGGGGGCATTTAACGATAATATATTTAAAAATACATTGATGCTGTTGATTGCGTTTTCAGCGACTCGAGCACTGGGTTTAGAATCTAATGTCGTAATGAACTTAGCAGCCGGGCTGTTTATTTTGCCGTTCTTCTTATTTTCATCCATAGCGGGCCAAGTAGCCGATAAGTATGAAAAGTCGTCAATTATCCGAAGAGTCAAACTAGCAGAAATATTTATTATGCTGCTAGCAGCTGCCAGTTTTGTAACCGAGTCCTACAGTCTGCTTTTGCTGCTTTTATTTGTGATGGGAACACAGTCAACATTTTTTGGTCCTGTGAAATATGCCATATTGCCTCAGCATCTCTCTGATGATGAGCTCGTTGGTGGTAATGCCTTGGTTGAGATGGGAACCTTTGTTGCTATTTTATTAGGGACGATTGGCGCAGGTCTATTGATGGGGGTTGAAGATACCAAAGAGCTGACTGCAGTAGCTGTAGTCGCTATCGCTATAGCGGGGTATCTTGCGAGCAGAAAAATTCCTAAAGCCGAGCCCGCCGACCCGTCTATGAAGCTTGATTTTAATATCGTTCGTATGACCGGTAAGGTATTGAAATATGCTAGGGAAGATCGCGCTGTATATTTGTCGATAATGGCTATCTCATGGTTTTGGTTTTTAGGCGCCTCTTATCTCACTCAATTCCCAAATTTTGCTAAAACGGTGCTACAGGGTGACTCTTCAGTTGTGACTATGTTGCTAGCTTTGTTTTCCATCGGTATAGGTGTGGGGTCGATGCTCTGTGAGCGTCTATCCGGTCATAAAGTTGAGATTGGGATAGTTCCAATTGGTTCATTAGGGCTAACACTGTTTGGCATTGATCTATATGCTTCAATACCTTCTTATGATGTTGACCAACCTCTAACCTGGTTACAGTTTATAGCTCACCCGGAGAGTGTTCGTGTACTCATTGATCTAGCTGGAATTGGCATTTTTGGTGGTTTTTTTATTGTTCCCTTGTATGCGTATATCCAAAAAAATTCACGACCTGAAAGAAGAGCGCAAATCATCGCCGCTAATAATATTATGAATGCACTGTTTATGGTGGGTAGTGCCATTGCAGGTATTGTACTCTTAGGTGTTCTAGAGCTAAGTATCCCCCAGTTCTTTTTAGTGATTGCATTGATGAACTTGGTGATTGCAATATATGTATACACTCAAGTGCCTGAGTTCGCCTTTCGTTTCGTTGTTTGGATACTCTCCCATTCAATGTATCGGGTAACTCATAAAGACCTCGATGTTATCCCAGATGAAGGGCCTGCGGTTATCGTGTGTAACCATGTGAGTTTTGTTGATGCCTTGTTAATTGCAGGGGCTATAAGGCGCCCCATACGATTTGTAATGGATTATCAGATATTCAAATCAACGCTGTTAGGTCCTATTTTTCGATTAGCAAAAGCGATTCCGATTGCTCCTCGCCACAAAGATGAAGAGGTTTATCAACAGGCATTTGACTCTATATCGAAAGAGCTTGAACAAGGCCAGTTGGTATGTATCTTCCCTGAAGGAAAGTTAACTAAAACAGGTGATATAAATGAGTTTAGAGGAGGGGTAGAAATAATATTGGAGCGTAACTCTGTTGATGTTGTAACTATTGCGCTACAAGGGTTGTGGGGAAGCTTCTTTAGTCATAAAGATGGCCCAGCGTTTAGTGGACGACCAAAACGGTTTTGGTCGAAAGTTAATATCGTGGGAGGGCGAAAATGGCAAGCCAAAGATGTAACTGCTGCAGGGTTAGAATTAGAAGTTAGAGAGCTCCGAGGTGATAACCCCTAA